A genomic segment from Nodularia sphaerocarpa UHCC 0038 encodes:
- a CDS encoding DUF3611 family protein, producing the protein MGTSKINMEPETDPEVRSSLATSHHNRNRIPKIAHQIRLTGWVLLWVQLALALVSGVLLLFASTGRNFANQPNPGLGIGVIWAIIGILLLLFSVFWDFRYTRIGRRLGNINPTLHPSKADTTRAIRMGILVSLIGILITILGAGISVSVLVAKAVSQPPGVAITDPNKIIRALDVFIVVANINGIAAHFVGTVASIWLLEKVHPR; encoded by the coding sequence ATGGGGACAAGCAAAATTAATATGGAACCAGAAACAGATCCAGAAGTGCGATCATCGCTAGCAACATCACACCATAATAGAAATAGAATACCTAAAATTGCCCATCAAATTCGTCTCACAGGGTGGGTTCTGTTGTGGGTACAATTGGCGTTAGCGCTGGTTTCTGGCGTATTGTTATTATTTGCTTCTACTGGTCGTAATTTTGCCAACCAACCGAATCCAGGCTTAGGAATTGGTGTAATTTGGGCTATAATTGGAATTTTATTATTACTATTTAGCGTATTTTGGGATTTTCGTTACACCCGCATAGGTAGACGCTTAGGCAATATTAATCCTACACTGCATCCTAGTAAAGCCGATACAACCAGAGCCATCCGCATGGGTATTCTGGTGAGTTTAATAGGAATACTCATCACCATTTTAGGCGCAGGAATCAGCGTCAGTGTGTTAGTAGCAAAAGCCGTATCCCAACCCCCTGGAGTCGCAATTACTGACCCCAACAAAATTATTCGAGCGCTGGATGTATTCATAGTAGTAGCTAACATCAATGGTATTGCTGCTCATTTTGTTGGTACGGTTGCTTCTATCTGGTTACTAGAAAAAGTGCATCCGCGTTAA
- a CDS encoding NAD(P)/FAD-dependent oxidoreductase — protein sequence MVDSHDNNAPHQVVIVGGGFGGLYAAKMLAKANVNVTLIDKRNFHLFQPLLYQVATGTLSPAHISSPLRSVLSKSENTKVLLGEVNDIDPEAKQVIMDDQLLPYDTLIVATGAKHSYFGKDNWEEFAPGLKTVEDAIEMRRRIFLAFEAAEKETDPEKRRALLTFVIVGGGPTGVELAGAIAELAYQTLKKDFRNIDTSEAQILLLEGMDRILPPFAPELSQTAAASLEKLGVIVQTKTLVTNIENDIVTLKEGDEVKQIAAKTILWAAGVKASAMGKVLAERTGAECDRAGRVIVESDLSIKGYNNIFVVGDLANFSHQNGKPLPGVAPVAKQEGEYVATLIQKRLQGQTLPQFNYIDRGSLAMIGQNSAVVDLGFMKLKGFFAWLFWLVIHIYFLIEFENKLVVMIQWVWNYITRSRGARLITGQKDSLEAKTAQNPSHYQSSEKRLPVNV from the coding sequence ATGGTAGATTCCCATGATAATAACGCACCACATCAGGTTGTAATCGTTGGCGGTGGCTTTGGTGGACTGTATGCGGCCAAGATGTTGGCTAAGGCAAATGTAAATGTTACTCTCATCGATAAACGTAACTTTCACTTGTTTCAACCGCTTTTATATCAAGTTGCGACAGGTACACTATCGCCGGCGCATATTTCCTCGCCATTGCGCTCTGTACTCAGCAAAAGCGAAAATACCAAGGTGTTGCTAGGAGAAGTAAATGATATTGATCCTGAAGCAAAACAGGTGATTATGGATGATCAGTTATTACCTTATGACACATTGATTGTGGCAACAGGTGCTAAACACTCCTATTTTGGCAAGGATAATTGGGAAGAGTTCGCCCCTGGTTTGAAAACTGTGGAAGATGCTATAGAAATGCGTCGCCGGATATTTCTAGCCTTTGAAGCAGCAGAAAAAGAAACTGATCCGGAAAAACGCCGGGCTTTGTTAACTTTTGTGATTGTGGGTGGTGGTCCAACAGGTGTAGAATTGGCGGGTGCGATCGCCGAATTAGCATACCAAACCCTGAAAAAAGATTTTCGTAACATCGACACTTCCGAGGCGCAGATTTTACTATTGGAAGGCATGGATCGGATATTACCTCCTTTTGCGCCTGAGTTATCACAAACAGCAGCCGCATCTTTGGAGAAATTGGGTGTAATTGTCCAGACTAAAACCTTAGTCACGAATATTGAAAACGACATCGTGACTCTCAAAGAAGGTGATGAAGTTAAACAAATTGCTGCAAAAACCATTTTATGGGCTGCGGGAGTCAAAGCTTCTGCTATGGGGAAAGTGCTAGCAGAACGTACAGGTGCAGAATGCGATCGCGCCGGCCGTGTAATTGTAGAATCTGACTTAAGTATTAAGGGTTATAACAACATTTTTGTAGTGGGAGATTTAGCCAATTTCTCTCATCAAAACGGTAAACCCTTACCTGGCGTTGCACCAGTAGCCAAACAAGAAGGAGAATATGTAGCAACACTGATTCAAAAACGCCTCCAAGGTCAGACATTACCACAATTTAATTACATCGACCGGGGTAGCTTGGCGATGATTGGGCAAAATTCAGCCGTTGTAGATTTAGGCTTTATGAAGCTCAAAGGATTCTTTGCTTGGCTATTCTGGCTAGTAATTCACATCTACTTCCTCATCGAGTTTGAAAATAAATTAGTAGTAATGATTCAGTGGGTGTGGAACTACATCACCCGGAGTCGTGGAGCGAGATTGATTACAGGTCAAAAAGACTCTCTAGAAGCAAAAACTGCACAAAATCCGAGTCATTACCAGTCTAGTGAAAAACGCTTACCAGTTAATGTCTAG
- a CDS encoding TspO/MBR family protein yields MIKSWMVIGGVAFVIALAANLITPSGIQWFKRLQRPRWLTFEGAIPIIWTVIFVCGAWSAYIIWESNPGTTKTWLLMGLYLLLEIVTIAYTPVMFRLRSLRVGTILGGTGFVISLILTLAILPVSTSAALLLVPYLLWSPIGTYTTWKMINLNPQDA; encoded by the coding sequence ATGATTAAATCGTGGATGGTAATTGGGGGTGTGGCTTTTGTAATTGCTTTGGCGGCTAATTTGATTACGCCAAGTGGTATCCAGTGGTTTAAGCGCTTACAAAGACCCAGATGGTTAACTTTTGAGGGTGCGATTCCGATTATTTGGACTGTAATCTTTGTTTGCGGTGCTTGGTCAGCTTATATAATTTGGGAAAGTAATCCAGGAACTACAAAAACTTGGTTACTCATGGGTTTATACTTATTATTAGAAATTGTTACCATTGCCTATACACCTGTAATGTTTCGGTTGCGTAGTTTGCGGGTGGGGACAATTTTGGGCGGTACAGGTTTTGTGATTTCTCTAATATTAACACTTGCTATTTTACCTGTTTCTACTTCCGCAGCATTATTATTAGTTCCCTATTTGCTATGGAGTCCCATCGGTACTTATACCACTTGGAAAATGATTAACCTTAATCCTCAAGATGCGTAA
- a CDS encoding M15 family metallopeptidase, whose product MRPYHQIPIVECGELLVQIPLELFAVESPHPYEKLGAPYGEYSPYYLRQTVIDNLIQAQNYLQQLHPHWYIQIFDAYRPVAVQQFMVDYSFAQALQQQGLTEAELSPNQRQEIWESVYEIWAVPSFDEKTPPPHSTGAAVDVTLVNEAGEIVDMGSPIDELSERSHPHYYANSDHPDAPQYHAHRQLLHDVMLKAGFQRNPREWWHFSFGDQMWAWLYNQSNPAHPSTARYGRKIANP is encoded by the coding sequence ATGAGACCTTATCACCAAATCCCCATCGTCGAATGTGGTGAACTGTTAGTCCAGATTCCTTTGGAATTATTTGCAGTGGAATCTCCCCATCCTTATGAAAAACTCGGTGCGCCCTATGGGGAATATTCACCTTATTATTTGCGCCAAACTGTGATTGATAATTTAATTCAAGCCCAAAATTACCTACAACAACTGCATCCTCATTGGTATATCCAAATCTTTGATGCTTATCGCCCTGTGGCTGTACAACAGTTTATGGTAGATTACAGTTTTGCCCAAGCGTTACAACAGCAGGGTTTGACTGAGGCGGAGTTATCACCCAACCAACGCCAAGAGATTTGGGAGTCAGTTTATGAAATTTGGGCTGTACCCAGTTTTGATGAAAAAACTCCCCCTCCCCACAGTACTGGTGCTGCTGTAGATGTGACTTTGGTAAATGAGGCTGGGGAAATAGTTGATATGGGTTCGCCCATTGATGAATTGTCAGAGCGATCGCATCCCCATTATTATGCCAATAGTGACCACCCAGACGCACCACAATACCACGCCCATCGGCAATTATTACATGATGTCATGTTAAAAGCTGGATTCCAACGCAACCCTAGAGAATGGTGGCATTTTTCCTTTGGTGATCAGATGTGGGCTTGGTTGTATAATCAAAGTAATCCGGCTCATCCTTCCACTGCACGTTATGGCCGGAAAATAGCGAACCCTTGA
- the metH gene encoding methionine synthase, which yields MTHPFLEHLHSPNRPVLVFDGAMGTNLQTQNLTAEDFGGAQYEGCNEYLVHTNPEAVAKVHRDFLAAGADVIETDTFGATSIVLAEYDLADQTYYLNKTAVEIAKRVAAEFSTPEKPRFVAGSLGPTTKLPTLGHIDFDTLKANFAEQAEALFDGGVDLFLVETCQDVLQIKAALNGIEEVFAKKGERRPLMVSVTMESMGTMLVGSEISAVLTILAPYPIDILGLNCATGPDLMKPHIKYLSEHSPFIVSCIPNAGLPENVGGQAHYRLTPMELRMALMHFVEDLGVQVIGGCCGTRPEHIQQLAELAKTLKPKVRQHSLEPAAASIYSTQPYDQDNSFLIVGERLNASGSKKCRDLLNAEDWDGLVSMARAQVKEGAHILDVNVDYVGRNGVHDMHELVSRIVNNVTLPLMLDSTEWEKMEAGLKVAGGKCLLNSTNYEDGEPRFLKVLDLAKTHGAGIVIGTIDEDGMARTAERKFQIAQRAYRQAVEHGIPPTEIFFDTLALPISTGIEEDRANGKATIESIRRIRQELPGCHVILGISNISFGLNPASRVVLNSMFLHEAMQAGMDAAIVSPNKILPLSKIEDKHQKVCLDLIYDRRNFDGDVCVYDPLGELTTLFEGVTTKRDKGVDESLPLEERLKRHIIDGERIGLEKLLTTALEQYPPLQIINTFLLDGMKVVGELFGSGQMQLPFVLQSAETMKTAVAYLEPFMEKSETDSNGKGTFIIATVKGDVHDIGKNLVDIILTNNGYRVINLGIKQPVENIIQAYEEHKADCIAMSGLLVKSTAFMKDNLQAFNEKGITVPVILGGAALTPKFVHQDCQNTYKGKVVYGKDAFSDLHFMDKLMPAKAGNNWDDFQGFLDEVVTAEAEIASEVTTEEAPLPTPHSPLPPDTRRSEAVAIDIQRPTPPFWGSQLLKPDDIPIEEILWHLDLQALIAGQWQFRKPKEQSKEEYQAFLAEKVYPILESWKQRVIEENLLHPQVVYGYFPCQSEGNTLYVYDTNHRGAEEAEVRASFEFPRQRSLRRLCIADYFAPKESGVIDVFPMQAVTVGDIATEFAQKLFADNLYTDYLYFHGLAVQVAEALAEWTHARIRRELGFGADEPDNIRDILAQRYQGSRYSFGYPACPNIQDQYKQLELLEANRINLYMDESEQIYPEQSTTAIIAYHPVAKYFSA from the coding sequence ATGACTCATCCGTTCCTAGAACATTTACATAGTCCAAATCGCCCAGTACTCGTCTTTGACGGTGCAATGGGAACCAACCTGCAAACCCAAAACCTGACTGCTGAAGACTTCGGAGGCGCACAATACGAAGGTTGTAACGAATACCTAGTACATACCAACCCCGAAGCCGTCGCCAAAGTTCACCGAGACTTTCTCGCCGCCGGTGCTGATGTCATCGAAACAGACACCTTCGGCGCGACATCCATAGTCCTAGCAGAATATGACCTAGCAGACCAGACCTATTATCTCAACAAAACAGCCGTAGAAATAGCCAAGCGCGTCGCCGCCGAATTTTCTACCCCAGAAAAACCGAGATTTGTCGCCGGTTCCCTGGGTCCCACAACCAAACTTCCCACCTTGGGACATATTGACTTTGACACCCTCAAAGCCAACTTCGCCGAACAAGCCGAAGCCCTATTTGATGGTGGTGTGGATTTATTCCTCGTAGAAACTTGCCAAGACGTGCTGCAAATCAAAGCCGCATTGAATGGGATAGAAGAAGTTTTTGCCAAAAAAGGGGAACGCCGCCCCTTAATGGTATCTGTCACAATGGAAAGCATGGGTACAATGCTTGTCGGTTCAGAAATCAGCGCTGTTCTGACAATATTAGCCCCATATCCCATAGATATCCTCGGTTTAAACTGTGCCACAGGGCCAGACTTAATGAAACCGCATATCAAATATCTGTCCGAACATTCACCTTTCATAGTCTCTTGTATACCCAACGCAGGTTTACCAGAGAACGTCGGCGGACAAGCACATTACCGCCTGACACCAATGGAATTACGCATGGCGTTAATGCACTTTGTTGAAGATTTGGGTGTCCAAGTGATTGGGGGTTGCTGTGGGACACGTCCAGAACACATTCAACAATTAGCAGAACTTGCCAAAACGCTAAAGCCAAAAGTCAGACAGCATAGTTTAGAACCAGCCGCAGCATCAATTTATTCCACTCAGCCTTACGACCAAGATAACTCCTTCTTAATAGTCGGGGAACGTCTCAACGCCAGTGGTTCCAAAAAATGCCGTGATTTGCTAAACGCTGAAGATTGGGACGGCTTAGTGTCCATGGCCAGGGCGCAAGTCAAAGAAGGCGCACACATTCTTGATGTCAACGTCGATTATGTGGGACGTAACGGTGTACACGATATGCACGAACTGGTTTCGCGCATTGTTAATAATGTTACACTGCCCTTAATGCTCGACTCCACAGAATGGGAAAAAATGGAGGCGGGTTTAAAGGTAGCTGGCGGTAAATGTTTGCTGAACTCTACCAATTACGAAGACGGCGAACCACGTTTTCTGAAAGTGCTAGATTTAGCGAAAACACACGGCGCGGGTATAGTCATTGGGACTATCGATGAAGATGGGATGGCACGGACAGCAGAGAGAAAGTTTCAAATTGCCCAACGCGCCTATCGTCAAGCTGTAGAACATGGTATCCCGCCCACAGAAATATTCTTTGATACTTTAGCTCTACCGATTTCTACGGGGATTGAAGAAGACCGAGCCAACGGCAAAGCCACCATTGAATCAATTCGGCGGATTCGCCAAGAATTACCCGGTTGTCATGTAATATTGGGGATATCGAATATTTCCTTTGGTTTAAATCCTGCATCCAGAGTTGTCCTGAACTCGATGTTTTTGCATGAAGCCATGCAAGCTGGAATGGATGCCGCCATTGTCAGCCCTAACAAGATTTTACCACTCTCTAAAATTGAAGACAAACATCAAAAAGTTTGTCTCGATTTGATTTATGACCGGCGTAATTTTGATGGTGATGTCTGCGTTTATGATCCTTTAGGAGAACTTACCACCTTATTTGAAGGAGTAACAACCAAACGCGACAAAGGTGTTGATGAAAGTCTCCCCCTAGAAGAACGCCTCAAGCGCCATATCATCGACGGCGAACGCATTGGTTTAGAGAAACTCCTGACAACAGCTTTAGAACAGTATCCCCCCTTACAGATTATCAACACATTTCTTCTGGATGGGATGAAAGTTGTGGGAGAGTTATTCGGTTCAGGACAAATGCAACTACCTTTTGTATTGCAGTCTGCGGAAACCATGAAAACGGCGGTTGCATATTTAGAACCATTCATGGAAAAGTCAGAAACTGATAGCAATGGCAAAGGAACTTTTATCATTGCGACGGTAAAAGGTGATGTCCATGATATTGGTAAAAACTTGGTGGATATTATCTTAACTAACAACGGTTACAGGGTGATTAATCTCGGCATTAAGCAGCCGGTGGAAAATATCATCCAAGCTTACGAAGAGCATAAAGCTGATTGTATTGCCATGAGTGGGTTGTTGGTGAAGTCCACTGCATTTATGAAGGATAATTTGCAGGCGTTTAACGAAAAAGGAATTACCGTGCCGGTGATTTTAGGTGGTGCGGCGTTAACTCCTAAGTTTGTGCATCAAGATTGCCAAAACACCTATAAGGGTAAGGTGGTTTATGGTAAGGATGCTTTTTCTGATTTACACTTCATGGATAAATTAATGCCAGCTAAGGCTGGTAATAACTGGGATGATTTCCAGGGATTTTTGGATGAAGTCGTCACAGCAGAAGCCGAAATCGCCAGCGAAGTGACTACGGAAGAAGCCCCACTCCCCACTCCCCACTCCCCACTCCCCCCAGATACCCGCCGTTCTGAAGCTGTGGCGATAGATATTCAACGTCCTACGCCACCTTTCTGGGGAAGTCAGCTATTAAAGCCTGATGATATTCCCATTGAGGAAATACTTTGGCATTTGGATTTACAAGCTTTGATTGCTGGACAATGGCAATTCCGCAAGCCCAAGGAACAGTCTAAGGAGGAGTATCAGGCATTTTTGGCTGAGAAAGTTTATCCGATTTTGGAGAGTTGGAAGCAAAGGGTTATTGAGGAGAATTTGTTACATCCCCAGGTGGTTTATGGGTATTTTCCCTGTCAGTCGGAGGGGAATACTTTGTATGTTTATGATACTAACCACAGAGGCGCAGAGGAGGCGGAGGTAAGAGCCAGTTTTGAGTTTCCTCGGCAGAGGTCTTTGAGGCGGTTGTGTATTGCAGATTACTTTGCACCGAAGGAGTCGGGGGTAATTGATGTGTTCCCGATGCAGGCGGTGACTGTGGGGGATATTGCGACGGAGTTTGCACAGAAGTTGTTTGCTGATAATCTATACACTGATTATCTGTATTTCCACGGTTTGGCTGTGCAGGTGGCTGAGGCGTTGGCGGAATGGACTCACGCCAGGATTCGCCGGGAGTTGGGTTTTGGTGCTGATGAACCGGATAATATTCGGGATATTTTGGCACAGCGTTACCAAGGCTCTCGGTATAGTTTTGGCTATCCGGCTTGTCCGAATATTCAAGACCAGTACAAGCAGTTGGAGTTGTTGGAGGCTAACAGGATTAATCTGTATATGGATGAAAGTGAGCAAATTTATCCAGAACAGTCTACAACGGCGATTATTGCTTATCACCCTGTGGCTAAATATTTCAGCGCTTAA
- a CDS encoding PAP/fibrillin family protein yields the protein MNNPLSLKQKLQASLEEMQTKSNLTSPLTDLKLDKTSAAEIAQLATELENCNPHPQPLLNAISLLNGAWKLLYSTAREIRSLDSLPLGLQLGEVYQVIDVSNTLFFNLAFVKHPLGIVSGYVKVTANFAPATDNLSPLPNQRINVNFDKRYLSIQKIFGFDTPQLNPFKVVPAKGPQGRVPTLDITYLDESFRIGRGGDGSLFILSKADDLPASFTHLED from the coding sequence TTGAATAATCCACTTTCATTAAAGCAAAAATTACAAGCTTCCCTAGAGGAGATGCAAACCAAAAGCAATCTCACTTCTCCTCTCACTGATTTGAAGCTAGATAAAACCTCAGCCGCAGAAATCGCCCAATTAGCTACCGAACTAGAAAACTGCAATCCTCATCCCCAACCACTATTAAACGCTATTTCTTTACTCAATGGTGCGTGGAAATTGCTATACTCCACAGCTAGAGAAATCCGTTCTTTAGATTCCCTACCATTAGGATTACAGTTAGGTGAAGTTTATCAGGTGATTGATGTTAGCAATACACTATTTTTCAACTTGGCTTTTGTGAAACATCCTCTGGGAATAGTTTCGGGATATGTGAAAGTAACAGCTAATTTTGCACCAGCCACAGATAATTTATCACCTTTACCGAATCAACGCATCAATGTAAATTTTGACAAACGCTATCTATCCATTCAGAAGATATTTGGCTTTGACACTCCCCAACTTAACCCCTTTAAAGTAGTTCCTGCTAAGGGTCCCCAAGGTAGAGTACCTACTCTTGATATTACTTATTTAGATGAAAGTTTCAGAATTGGACGTGGTGGAGATGGTAGTTTATTCATTTTGAGTAAGGCTGATGATTTACCTGCAAGTTTTACGCATCTTGAGGATTAA